One Formosa agariphila KMM 3901 genomic window, CAACAGTATCTATATGTCATGTTATGGACCGTGCTAAGAAATTAACATCGTCTCAAAATGAAAAGAAAGAGGCGTTAAAAGTTATGCTTAAAGACTGTTCGGCTGGATATTTTACGCTTACAGGAATTGGTGTCTCTACAGGAATTCGTGCATTTGTACAAAGTAGAAAATTAGATATGCTTTGCGTAATTGCTAAAGAACAAGATTTTTTAAAACGATTATTAAATCAGTCGTATAGTAAATCGATAACGCATCGAGCAAATGTTCCTTTATTGATTTTAAATATTAAAAACTTCTAAAGAAACTTATTTTTAAGCCTAAATTTATAGTTGTTAATTTAATACCTTATAAAATAATTTTAATTCAAGATGACTTTAAAAAGGTTACATTTAGCCTCTTTAATTATTAAAATAGATAAATAAATAACAAACAACATTATACTTTAAATACCATAGCAATGAAAGTACTAGCAATAGGTAAAAATTATGTTCTTAATGCTGAAGAATTAAAAACAACAACTAAAAACGGAAAACAACTTATATTTTCTAAACCAGAATCAAGTTTAGTAAAAGACAATAAAGATGTTGAATATCCATCGTTCACTGAAAATTTAGTTTATGAAGTTGAATTGGTGGTTGAAATTGGTAAAACAGGTAAAAATATAGCTGAAGCTGATGCTGCATCTTATATTTCAGGAATTGCAGTTGCTATTGATTATACTGCAAAAGATGTTTTAAACGATGTTAGAGAAGGAAAAGGACCATGGGATTTAGCTAAAGGTTTTGATGGTGCTGCTCCAATTTCCCCAGTGAAACCAATTTCTAATTTTTCAGATTTAACGAATATTAATTTCGATTTAAAAATTAATGGTGAAACTGTACAGGAAGGAAATACTAGTTTAATTATTTATAATTTTGAAGAAATTATTATTTTTGTATCTAAATACTTCACATTAGAACCAGGCGATTTAATCTTTACAGGAACACCTGCTTACGGTACAGGACAAATCCATAAAGGAGATCATTTGCAAGCCGCTATTGAAGGTGAATTGTTATTAGATTTTAAAATGATTTAATATCTAATTATATTCTATTAAAAACTTGAGTCTAGTGAGCTCGAGTTTTTATTTGCTTTATAATCGAATATTTATTCGTTTAATATTATATATTTGTAAAGTGAAACACAAAGACGAATTAAAACGAGAAGCCATAATTAATGAAACTATAGCTATAGTTTACGCTAAAGGTTTTGTTGGAGTTAAAATGGCGCATGTAGCAAGAAAGGTTAATATTTCCCCATCTACACTTTATGTATATTTTAAAAGTAAAGACGATTTAATTAGTACAATTGCTACAGAATTACTTAAAAACATTACAGAAATAAGTCAGAATCAATTAAATACCAATTTGCCTTATAAACTAAAATTTAAAGCAATTTGGTTATTTTACATCAATTTTGGAGTGAATAATCGCAAGGAGATGAGTTTTATACATCAAGTTAAGCAATCACCATATTTTGAAATGATTCCAGAATCTCTACGAAATTTAAAATCATCTTTTGTTCTAGATTTATTAGATGAAGGTAAGCGTGAAGGCTTAATTAAGAATTTAGATAATAAAATTTTATCTGCTTTACTCGAATCGTTTTTAAATGAAACTGTAAAGCTTATCGATTCCAAAACTTTAAAATTAAATGAAGAAGATACAAACACTATGTTTTTATTAGCCTGGGATGCCATTAAAAACTAAAAAAATTTTTTAAATAATCGAATTTTTATTCGGTTAAACTATTTAGAATTACGAATCATGTTAAAACGAATATTAAAAA contains:
- a CDS encoding fumarylacetoacetate hydrolase family protein, which encodes MKVLAIGKNYVLNAEELKTTTKNGKQLIFSKPESSLVKDNKDVEYPSFTENLVYEVELVVEIGKTGKNIAEADAASYISGIAVAIDYTAKDVLNDVREGKGPWDLAKGFDGAAPISPVKPISNFSDLTNINFDLKINGETVQEGNTSLIIYNFEEIIIFVSKYFTLEPGDLIFTGTPAYGTGQIHKGDHLQAAIEGELLLDFKMI
- a CDS encoding TetR/AcrR family transcriptional regulator, with the translated sequence MKHKDELKREAIINETIAIVYAKGFVGVKMAHVARKVNISPSTLYVYFKSKDDLISTIATELLKNITEISQNQLNTNLPYKLKFKAIWLFYINFGVNNRKEMSFIHQVKQSPYFEMIPESLRNLKSSFVLDLLDEGKREGLIKNLDNKILSALLESFLNETVKLIDSKTLKLNEEDTNTMFLLAWDAIKN